The genomic interval TCACTGTAAGGTCAACATCACTGgtccaaaaatataaataatctaaatcctTTAATAAGAAATCACAAAAAACCATTTATTGCTAAATCATTCTCTCCCAACTTTAAAGGACCTTGatctttttcggcatgtacaaaaaaagaaaaaaaaaaaaaaaaaaaaaaaaagtgaatgtaaccatgtcggaaataaactgaataaataaaaataaataaaaataaaataaatcttcttATTCTATGTTATCGCCATTAATTTGACAACCTGTCACTCAATATGTGCAGTAActaagtttatttaaaaaatggctTTATTACAGTATTTATATCCCAAGTGCTTCAACATCTTTTAAAGCATGAAgttgttttttagactttattCCAGATTTGATATCTTCATAGTCTCTATTTTCTTGAAGAAAAGATGATTCAGATGATTCCTTAATGTGTGAAAAAAGGTCAATGAACACCCGAGGCATCACGTCATCTCAGTCATATCTCTTTATAATACAGCGGCAAACACAcgtaaatacaaataaacacagcACTGGGATCCCAGACAAGCATGTGGTCATTTTTTGGCTCCTGGTTTGCCCTGTGGGTCTTTAGCTATGCATCTGGACTGAAACGCATCCAGCATCTCTTTGCAGGTCAGCTTGGCTGCTTTCATCCTCAGCGTCTCTCCGTCCACTGCCAGGAAGACACGAACAGGAATGACACATTGTTCAGGGAGGACAAGGGGGGAGTGAAGTGCCAGTAAAAGTCAAGGAAAACATAGCACGGCTGACCCTTGGCTGGCTTTAAAACTGCTGCTAAAACATGACTCACAGTGGGAATCAAGTTTAATATGTGAAAGTTCAACaacattagcaaaaaaaaaaatatcctgttTCATTACTGCCTGACTTTATtatgacaaaacaaaagtatctTGTGCACTTTCACTTATATACGATATATTGCATATATTATCAGTGAAGAAATTCTgaatttattgactgcactaaatccatttcacaggaattacaaaacatttcttttctaaaggagaatttaaaaaaaaaattgaaaatcgagTTTGAAAGGATTTCCGTTTGGAGCTAAAATTGTCCAACGTTGACGTTTGAATAGTTTTGCTTCCTACGCAAAAAGCTGAGACTGTATTGCAAAGCCCAGCTCCATATATTCACACATGGACACGCATGCATGCGCAcagtaaatttgtaaatatccaCTCCTCACCTATTGTCTCATTGTACTGTATTATCTCCGTGTATCatgtatatacgtatattgtttttgtcatgtcttgtatgttgcaatataaaaaataaataaagaaatgtaaaaataaaaataaaaaaaaatcaatgtttggCGCCAGTATATCGATAATGTACGGCAAgacaaaatatcacaatatatcattgtatatacacaatatataattttaagCACTTGGTAGATATTTAGGAACTTCTCTATTCCAAAAACTGCACAGAACACACTTTTTTAAAGTCTCTAGCTGAATAAGGCAGCAGGAAGTAGGCGTAGgcaaacatatttatttttaaacaaaagctTTTGGAGAAAACCCAAACGCTACTGCACAAAGGTGCCACCAACATTACAGAATGTGTTTAATGAGTAAACACTGTTTGTGTATATGCTTTACAAAACAAGTCCAGTCGTGATAAGAATTATTTCAAtctaaaaacaagaaaacttgGTAAAAAATGTGTACAATAATGTCTCACGTGACTTAAAGAAAACAGTGGGAGCTAAAAAAGAATGATCTGGGTTTCCCTgaaggagaaaaagaagaaaaaaaagatggggcggaaaaaaagtcattttcagtTTGAAACTCACCATAAATCACTTCAACGAGAGGATCAGATTGATCGTGTTTCACCGTGGTTAGAACTTCACAGTTTATGTTGGTGGATCGAGCTTTTTCAGAGCCCACACGGACAAGAAATTCCCTGCagggaaaaaataagaaaacatcaACGTCAAGTAGAGATGGTGCTttcaacaaagacaaacatgaTTAATCCTAGAGATGACACACATTCAGCACTTAAATCAGACAAGGGGAACAGGTGGATGTCCCCAActtaaacgtacaaaatgacaagaaaaaaaaatccaca from Gouania willdenowi chromosome 11, fGouWil2.1, whole genome shotgun sequence carries:
- the mrpl53 gene encoding large ribosomal subunit protein mL53, which codes for MAAPSRATVVLKAVKKITVQFCPFESNVRSIREFLVRVGSEKARSTNINCEVLTTVKHDQSDPLVEVIYVDGETLRMKAAKLTCKEMLDAFQSRCIAKDPQGKPGAKK